CGCCATTGGTCTTATTGCCGGTAAAGAACAATTTAAAAGAATAATAGGATATGACAATCGTCATGATCAAGCCGCCGGTGAGTATCAGGTTCCCGTCCAGATAGCGCTGGGCCGTTTCTACTAAGGCCGGGCCGAAAAAATAAATCAGAATTCCTTCCAGCAAAAACCGTTTGCTCCTGCCCAGGAGGGTGACGAAAAGAAACAGGCGCAGGTTCAGGTTGAGGACGCCGGCGCTGATCGACACGAATTTGTAGGGAATCGGCGCTATGGCGCCCCAGAACACCGCCCAGGCGCCATGCTTT
This Acetonema longum DSM 6540 DNA region includes the following protein-coding sequences:
- a CDS encoding YqaA family protein yields the protein MLEYLLTFCRENGVWGLFILAFADSFISPVMPDILMIPLCIANPSGAVYYGLVATAASVMGGFIGYLIGHKLGPLCITKYIPEQHWTRIQNLIEKHGAWAVFWGAIAPIPYKFVSISAGVLNLNLRLFLFVTLLGRSKRFLLEGILIYFFGPALVETAQRYLDGNLILTGGLIMTIVISYYSFKLFFTGNKTNGAS